One Halocalculus aciditolerans DNA segment encodes these proteins:
- a CDS encoding DMT family transporter has protein sequence MSRSRYLAAALFAYVSLAWGGSFVAIKAGLDALPPLLFAAFRFDVGAAILLGIAFARTERGAFLPRTRGDVVDLLVSGGLIVAVNNGLLFVAQQHLTSGTAAIVYSLNPILSIGVASLLLPSDSLDAVEALGVLCGLVGVVIVANPEPNALLGADTLALGLVFVAAAAIALGSVVSRRVQPSIETAPGTAWAMVVGAVGLHAWAAASGETLADATMTPTVAGILLYLGLFATAFAYLAYFTLIRTAGPVRANLVSYTVPLVATVAGAALLGEPVTAATLLGFSVIVAGFVLLNRRQVVDALP, from the coding sequence GTGTCACGTTCTCGGTATCTCGCTGCGGCGCTGTTCGCCTACGTCTCGCTCGCCTGGGGCGGGTCGTTCGTCGCGATCAAGGCGGGCCTCGACGCGCTCCCGCCGCTCCTGTTCGCCGCGTTCCGCTTCGACGTCGGCGCAGCCATCCTGCTCGGAATTGCCTTCGCTCGCACGGAGCGCGGCGCGTTCCTCCCGCGCACTCGGGGCGACGTCGTCGACCTCTTGGTGAGCGGCGGCCTCATCGTCGCCGTCAACAACGGCCTGCTGTTCGTCGCCCAGCAACACCTCACGTCGGGAACCGCCGCTATCGTCTACAGCCTCAACCCCATCCTCTCCATCGGAGTGGCGAGCCTCCTGCTCCCATCGGACAGCCTCGACGCCGTCGAAGCGCTCGGCGTGCTCTGCGGGCTCGTCGGCGTCGTCATCGTCGCGAACCCCGAGCCGAACGCGCTCCTCGGCGCGGACACGCTCGCGCTCGGTCTCGTGTTCGTCGCGGCGGCCGCAATCGCGCTCGGCAGCGTCGTCTCTCGGCGCGTCCAGCCGTCGATCGAGACCGCCCCCGGGACGGCGTGGGCGATGGTCGTCGGCGCGGTCGGCCTCCACGCGTGGGCGGCGGCGTCCGGGGAGACGCTCGCCGACGCGACGATGACGCCGACCGTCGCCGGCATCCTCCTCTACCTCGGGCTGTTCGCGACCGCGTTCGCCTATCTCGCGTACTTCACGCTCATCCGGACGGCCGGCCCGGTGCGCGCGAACCTCGTCTCCTACACGGTGCCGCTCGTCGCGACGGTCGCGGGCGCTGCTCTCCTCGGCGAGCCTGTGACCGCCGCGACGCTCCTCGGGTTCTCGGTCATCGTCGCCGGCTTCGTCCTCCTGAACCGCCGGCAGGTCGTCGACGCCCTCCCCTGA
- a CDS encoding nucleoside phosphorylase: protein MTDDSEDPNANRQYHVDVTPDDVAGSVLLPGNPERVDKITALWDEHEEKASHREYRTATGTYEDAPISVTSTGIGSPSAAIAVEELARVGADTFIRVGSCGAIQQGMEVGDLVITSGAVRQEGTSDEYVREDYPASADHEVVSALVAAAERLGHDYHVGITMSADSFYAGQGRPGFGEFMAAGGEDLVHDLRDANVKNIEMEASAILTIANVYGLRAGAVCSVYANRVTGEFRTEGESRAAETASLAVKLLAKMDQVKEDAGVDEWHAGLSLD from the coding sequence ATGACCGACGACTCCGAAGACCCGAACGCGAACCGGCAGTACCACGTCGACGTCACGCCCGACGACGTCGCCGGGAGCGTCCTCCTCCCCGGGAACCCCGAGCGCGTCGATAAGATCACCGCGCTCTGGGACGAGCACGAGGAGAAGGCGTCCCACCGCGAATACCGGACCGCGACCGGGACCTACGAGGACGCCCCGATCTCCGTCACGTCGACGGGTATCGGGAGTCCGAGCGCCGCTATCGCCGTCGAGGAGCTCGCGCGCGTCGGCGCGGACACCTTCATCCGCGTCGGCTCCTGCGGCGCGATCCAACAGGGCATGGAGGTCGGCGACCTCGTCATCACGTCCGGCGCAGTGAGACAAGAAGGAACGAGCGACGAGTACGTCCGCGAGGACTACCCGGCGAGCGCCGACCACGAAGTCGTCTCCGCGCTCGTCGCCGCCGCCGAACGCCTCGGTCACGACTACCACGTCGGCATCACGATGAGCGCGGACTCCTTCTACGCCGGCCAGGGGCGACCGGGCTTCGGCGAGTTCATGGCCGCCGGCGGCGAGGACCTCGTTCACGACCTCCGAGACGCGAACGTGAAGAACATCGAGATGGAAGCCTCGGCGATTCTCACCATCGCGAACGTCTACGGCCTCCGCGCGGGCGCGGTCTGCTCCGTCTACGCCAACCGCGTCACCGGCGAATTCCGGACGGAGGGCGAGTCCAGAGCCGCCGAAACCGCGAGCCTCGCCGTGAAACTCCTCGCGAAGATGGATCAGGTGAAGGAGGACGCCGGCGTCGACGAATGGCACGCCGGCCTCAGCCTCGACTAA
- a CDS encoding NAD(P)/FAD-dependent oxidoreductase, which translates to MSDRVVVLGAGYAGAGAIAPLEDALPRDASLTWVSDTDYHLVLHESHRVIRDPSVKDKITIPVDDIKSPETEFVQGRVVDVDTTSRRVQLEDGSTVDYDYLLAAIGSETATFGIPGMDTHPLYLKSLDDALEIHEQVKQAAKNATRESPAQVVVGGAGLSGIQSAGEIAEFRDNHNAPIDIHLVEAMPEIFPPGDSQVQGALRHRLDEAGVNILTDDPIVEATANQVQFEERDALDYDVFLWTGGVTGPQEYGDVDIEKEHNRLQAGMDFQTSDERVFAIGDNAVIDQPGERPAPPTALAAWQAAEVAAENIVAALHGRPLKKWTYQDQGTLISVGETAIAHDVTVADFDLPIRTFNSLPAKILKKGAAARWIAKITSWNRALDAWDAL; encoded by the coding sequence ATGTCTGACAGAGTCGTCGTTCTCGGCGCTGGCTACGCTGGCGCGGGCGCAATCGCCCCGCTCGAGGACGCACTACCCCGCGACGCCTCGCTCACCTGGGTCTCCGACACCGACTACCACCTCGTTCTCCACGAATCCCACCGCGTCATCCGCGACCCCAGCGTCAAGGACAAGATCACCATCCCCGTCGACGACATCAAATCGCCCGAAACCGAGTTCGTCCAGGGCCGCGTCGTCGACGTCGACACGACCTCCCGCCGCGTCCAACTCGAGGACGGGAGCACCGTCGACTACGACTACCTCCTCGCCGCTATCGGCAGCGAGACCGCGACGTTCGGCATCCCCGGGATGGACACCCACCCGCTCTACCTCAAGAGCCTCGACGACGCGCTCGAAATCCACGAACAGGTCAAACAGGCCGCGAAGAACGCCACCCGCGAGAGTCCCGCGCAGGTCGTCGTCGGTGGCGCTGGCCTCTCCGGCATCCAGTCCGCCGGCGAGATCGCCGAGTTCCGCGACAACCACAACGCCCCCATCGACATCCACCTCGTCGAAGCCATGCCGGAGATCTTCCCGCCGGGCGACTCCCAGGTCCAGGGCGCGCTCCGCCACCGCCTCGACGAAGCCGGCGTCAACATCCTCACCGACGACCCCATCGTCGAAGCCACCGCGAACCAAGTGCAGTTCGAGGAGCGCGACGCCCTCGACTACGACGTCTTCCTCTGGACCGGCGGCGTCACCGGACCGCAGGAGTACGGAGACGTCGACATCGAGAAGGAACACAACCGCCTCCAAGCCGGCATGGACTTCCAGACGAGCGACGAGCGCGTGTTCGCCATCGGTGACAACGCCGTCATCGACCAGCCCGGCGAACGCCCCGCCCCGCCCACCGCGCTCGCCGCCTGGCAGGCCGCCGAAGTCGCGGCCGAGAACATCGTCGCCGCCCTCCACGGCCGCCCCCTCAAGAAGTGGACGTACCAGGACCAGGGCACCCTCATCTCCGTCGGCGAAACCGCCATCGCCCACGACGTCACCGTCGCCGACTTCGACCTCCCCATCCGCACCTTCAACAGCCTCCCCGCGAAGATCCTGAAGAAGGGCGCGGCCGCGCGCTGGATCGCCAAGATCACCTCCTGGAACCGCGCGCTCGACGCCTGGGACGCCCTATAG
- a CDS encoding Rrf2 family transcriptional regulator — protein sequence MSSIELTSSQRAILTALVNLYTEREEAVKGEDIAAEVDRNPGTIRNQMQSLKALQLVEGVPGPKGGYKPTSNAYKALDVQQLDSAAEVPVTHDGEEVDANVEEISLTSVHHPDLCRAEIHLRGSVRDFHEGDHVVVGPTPLSKLVVEGDVDGKDDTNNVLILKIDRMEAPAEQPAH from the coding sequence ATGTCATCAATCGAGCTGACGTCCAGTCAGCGCGCGATTCTCACGGCGCTCGTGAACCTCTACACGGAACGCGAAGAAGCCGTGAAGGGCGAGGACATCGCCGCGGAGGTCGACCGGAACCCCGGGACGATTCGGAATCAGATGCAGAGCCTGAAAGCCCTCCAGCTCGTCGAGGGCGTCCCCGGCCCGAAGGGCGGATACAAGCCGACGTCGAACGCGTACAAGGCCCTCGACGTCCAGCAGCTCGACTCCGCCGCCGAAGTCCCCGTCACGCACGACGGTGAGGAAGTCGACGCGAACGTCGAAGAAATCTCGCTCACGAGCGTCCACCACCCCGACCTCTGCCGCGCCGAAATCCACCTCCGCGGGAGCGTCCGCGACTTCCACGAAGGCGACCACGTCGTCGTCGGCCCGACCCCGCTCTCCAAGCTCGTCGTCGAAGGCGACGTCGACGGCAAGGACGACACCAACAACGTCCTCATCCTCAAAATCGACCGGATGGAAGCGCCCGCCGAGCAGCCCGCACACTAA
- the rocF gene encoding arginase, with translation MTLDRPVRIIGAPSDYGANRRGVDMGPSAIRYAGLAEELEAMGLETTDEDDLPIPRAETRDPDVEQLRSGNAKFLRETREVCEALEARVADAIEAGMFPLVLGGDHSIAIGSLNGAGKNADVGAIWFDAHGDFNTPETSPSGNVHGMPLAAALGRGAFAEEPWASENRLREENVVYVGLRSVDDHERDAINASEMTAFTMSDIDERGIGPVVEDALDAATAGVDGIHVSFDMDWLDPNEAPGVGTPVRGGSSYREAHSALELVAERHASEGVLRSMELVEVNPILDSHNQTADLAVELAASALGKRIL, from the coding sequence ATGACGCTCGACCGACCTGTGCGAATCATCGGCGCGCCCTCCGACTACGGTGCGAACCGCCGTGGCGTCGACATGGGGCCGTCAGCCATCCGGTACGCCGGGCTCGCCGAGGAGCTCGAAGCGATGGGGTTGGAGACGACGGACGAGGACGACCTCCCGATTCCGCGCGCGGAGACGCGTGACCCCGACGTCGAGCAGCTCCGGTCGGGGAACGCGAAGTTCCTCCGGGAGACCCGTGAGGTCTGCGAGGCGCTCGAAGCGCGCGTCGCGGACGCCATCGAGGCGGGGATGTTCCCGCTCGTCCTCGGCGGCGACCACTCCATCGCCATCGGCTCGCTGAACGGCGCGGGGAAGAACGCGGACGTCGGCGCGATCTGGTTCGACGCGCACGGCGACTTCAACACGCCGGAGACGAGCCCGTCCGGGAACGTCCACGGGATGCCGCTCGCCGCGGCGCTCGGCCGCGGCGCGTTCGCCGAGGAGCCGTGGGCGTCCGAGAACCGCCTGCGCGAGGAGAACGTCGTCTACGTGGGCCTGCGCTCCGTCGACGACCACGAGCGCGACGCCATCAACGCGAGCGAGATGACGGCGTTCACGATGAGCGACATCGACGAGCGCGGCATCGGCCCCGTCGTCGAGGACGCCCTCGACGCGGCCACCGCGGGCGTCGACGGCATCCACGTCAGCTTCGACATGGACTGGCTCGACCCGAACGAGGCCCCGGGCGTCGGGACGCCCGTCCGCGGCGGCTCCAGCTACCGCGAAGCCCACTCCGCGCTCGAACTCGTCGCCGAACGCCACGCCAGCGAGGGCGTCCTCCGCTCCATGGAGCTCGTCGAAGTCAACCCGATTCTCGACTCCCACAACCAGACCGCGGACCTCGCGGTCGAACTCGCGGCGTCCGCGCTCGGGAAACGCATCCTCTGA
- the gyrA gene encoding DNA gyrase subunit A — protein MSSDAPDVTDTVAERVKSVRVEEEMEQSYIDYAMSVIAGRALPDVRDGLKPVHRRILYAMHEIGVTSGSTHRKSSSIVGETMGDFHPHGDSAIYDALVRMAQPFSMRYPLVDGQGNFGSVDGDPAAAMRYTEARMAPIAEELLADIEKDTIDFSANYDDRLQEPDVLPSAVPNLLVNGSSGIAVGMSTNVPPHNLTEVVDAAVHLVDNPDATVRDLMEYVKAPDFPTGANIVGRSPVKKAYQTGRGRLRVRAEYHVEENQERSGKQIVITELPYQQNKSRLVERIAEDVNDGDLEGVRDLRDESDRDGIRVVVELKRGANVDVVENHLLESHLERTFGVINLALVDGEPKVLTLKEMLQHYLDHRREVVRRRSEFDLAEAEDRAHILEGRLKALDNAEDVVETIRNAEDRDGARAALRETFGFSEEQAAHIVRMQLGSLTSMEAAEIEDEYEEVTAEIERLEAILESEEELLGVVKDELREMKETYGDDRRTSIIEDTGTVTDEDLIPEEDVVVVLSEQDYIKRVPAETFKSQHRGGKGVIGSDLKEGDKVSTVFHANTHDYLLAFTNQGQVYQLKTYQVPEMSRTARGTSAVNILDLDDGERVTAIVNTDDFEEDEYLTMATQDGYVKRTEVGDFSNILSTGIIAISLEHGDALVDVEVTNGENELVLGSERGHAIRFDESDVRAMGRNARGVRGMKLDGGDAVAGLAAATSDDPRDLLTVTEFGYGKRTPLAEYREQSRNGKGLVDIKTGERNGRVSAINAVAADDHVVAMSEAGQIIRMPVAEISEIGRNTKGVKVMDLGDDDRLAAVDVFTPSEDTDEEDAEAAGEADESEDDE, from the coding sequence ATGAGCTCAGACGCACCAGACGTCACGGACACGGTCGCAGAGCGCGTGAAGAGCGTTCGCGTCGAAGAGGAGATGGAGCAGTCCTACATCGACTACGCGATGAGCGTCATCGCGGGACGCGCCCTCCCCGACGTGCGCGACGGCCTCAAACCCGTCCACCGCCGCATCCTCTACGCGATGCACGAAATCGGCGTCACCTCCGGCTCCACGCACCGGAAGAGCTCCAGCATCGTCGGCGAGACGATGGGTGACTTCCATCCGCACGGTGACTCCGCTATCTACGACGCGCTCGTGCGGATGGCGCAGCCCTTCTCGATGCGCTACCCGCTCGTCGACGGTCAGGGGAACTTCGGTTCCGTTGACGGCGACCCGGCCGCGGCGATGCGGTACACGGAAGCCCGGATGGCCCCCATCGCGGAGGAGCTGCTCGCGGACATCGAGAAGGACACCATCGACTTCTCCGCGAACTACGACGACCGCCTTCAGGAGCCGGACGTCCTGCCCTCTGCGGTGCCGAACCTCCTCGTCAACGGCTCGTCCGGGATTGCGGTCGGCATGTCGACGAACGTGCCGCCGCACAACCTCACCGAGGTCGTCGACGCCGCCGTCCACCTCGTCGACAACCCGGACGCGACCGTCCGCGACCTCATGGAGTACGTGAAAGCGCCGGACTTCCCGACCGGGGCGAACATCGTCGGCCGCTCGCCGGTGAAGAAGGCCTATCAGACGGGACGCGGTCGCCTCCGCGTCCGCGCCGAATACCACGTCGAGGAGAACCAGGAGCGCAGCGGGAAGCAGATCGTCATCACCGAACTCCCCTACCAGCAGAACAAGAGCCGGCTGGTGGAGCGCATCGCTGAGGACGTGAACGACGGCGACTTAGAGGGCGTGCGCGACCTGCGCGACGAATCCGACCGCGACGGCATCCGCGTCGTCGTGGAGCTGAAGCGCGGCGCGAACGTCGACGTCGTCGAGAACCACCTCCTAGAGTCGCATCTCGAACGCACGTTCGGCGTCATCAACCTCGCGCTCGTCGACGGCGAGCCGAAGGTCCTGACGCTGAAGGAGATGCTCCAGCACTACCTCGACCACCGCCGCGAGGTCGTGCGTCGCCGCAGCGAGTTCGACCTCGCCGAAGCCGAGGACCGCGCGCACATCCTCGAAGGCCGCCTGAAGGCGCTCGACAACGCCGAAGACGTCGTCGAGACGATTCGGAACGCCGAGGACCGCGACGGCGCGCGCGCCGCGCTCCGCGAGACCTTCGGCTTCTCCGAGGAGCAGGCCGCGCACATCGTCCGCATGCAGCTCGGCAGCCTCACCTCGATGGAGGCCGCCGAAATCGAAGACGAGTACGAGGAGGTCACCGCGGAAATCGAACGCCTGGAAGCGATCCTCGAGAGCGAGGAAGAGCTCCTCGGCGTCGTGAAGGACGAGCTCCGCGAGATGAAGGAGACGTACGGCGACGACCGCCGCACCTCCATCATCGAGGACACCGGCACGGTCACCGACGAGGACCTCATCCCCGAGGAGGACGTCGTCGTCGTCCTCTCCGAGCAGGACTACATCAAGCGCGTGCCCGCCGAGACGTTCAAGAGCCAGCATAGGGGAGGAAAAGGCGTCATCGGCTCCGACCTGAAGGAGGGCGATAAGGTGTCGACGGTGTTCCACGCGAACACGCACGACTACCTGCTCGCGTTCACCAATCAGGGCCAGGTCTACCAGCTCAAAACCTACCAGGTCCCGGAGATGAGCCGGACCGCCAGAGGAACGTCCGCGGTGAACATCCTCGACTTAGACGACGGCGAGCGCGTCACCGCCATCGTCAACACCGACGACTTCGAGGAGGACGAGTACCTCACGATGGCGACGCAGGACGGCTACGTCAAGCGAACGGAAGTCGGGGACTTCTCGAACATCCTCTCCACCGGCATCATCGCCATCAGCCTCGAACACGGGGACGCGCTCGTCGACGTCGAAGTGACGAACGGCGAGAACGAACTCGTCCTCGGGAGCGAACGCGGGCACGCCATCCGCTTCGACGAGTCCGACGTCCGCGCGATGGGGCGGAACGCCCGCGGCGTCCGCGGCATGAAACTCGACGGCGGCGACGCCGTCGCCGGCCTCGCGGCCGCGACCTCGGACGACCCCCGCGACCTCCTTACAGTTACGGAGTTCGGCTACGGGAAACGCACCCCGCTCGCCGAGTACCGCGAGCAGTCCCGGAACGGCAAGGGCCTCGTCGACATCAAGACCGGCGAGCGCAACGGCCGCGTCTCCGCCATCAACGCCGTCGCCGCCGACGACCACGTCGTCGCGATGAGCGAAGCCGGCCAGATAATCCGCATGCCCGTCGCGGAAATCTCCGAAATCGGCCGGAACACGAAGGGCGTCAAAGTCATGGACTTAGGCGACGACGACCGCCTCGCCGCCGTCGACGTCTTCACGCCCAGCGAGGACACCGACGAAGAAGACGCGGAAGCAGCAGGCGAAGCGGACGAGTCCGAAGACGACGAATAG